One window from the genome of Oncorhynchus gorbuscha isolate QuinsamMale2020 ecotype Even-year unplaced genomic scaffold, OgorEven_v1.0 Un_scaffold_383, whole genome shotgun sequence encodes:
- the LOC124018050 gene encoding small integral membrane protein 18-like has protein sequence MDRLNTTSLPWLPDAAPLSQVSLQVQEVYPFHDGWNIACFVILLLFIITVVSLAALAFLYELLDCGCCVKGKTHRELMEEEGPFHNMVEKIHSPTGSQTEVV, from the exons ATGGACCGTCTCAACACCACCTCTCTCCCGTGGCTCCCTGACGCCGCCCCGCTGTCCCAGGTCTCCCTGCAGGTTCAGGAGGTGTACCCGTTCCACGACGGCTGGAACATAGCGTGCTtcgtcatcctcctcctcttcatcatcacaGTGGTCTCCCTGGCAGCTCTGGCCTTCCTCTACGAGCTGCTGGACTGTGGCTGCTGTGTCAAG GGGAAGACCCATCGTGAGCTGATGGAGGAGGAAGGTCCCTTCCACAACATGGTGGAGAAGATCCACAGTCCCACGGGTTCACAAACCGAGGTGGTGTAA